One stretch of Daphnia pulicaria isolate SC F1-1A chromosome 6, SC_F0-13Bv2, whole genome shotgun sequence DNA includes these proteins:
- the LOC124341764 gene encoding acid sphingomyelinase-like phosphodiesterase 3b: MALFRLKTALFGLIVIIAHLIPTARAGIGYFWHVTDFHYDANMTGAGDGNCWSGQMKKNGIGGSSSQLQQSQHVHVERFGSYRCDSTWQLVVSAVQAMKAITGEDIEFLLWTGDSAARWMASPGDDGKSRVHEAVSAVSLLIRRYFPGTVVYPIVGGADVWPRGQTSFSNTAQPYHDLANLWRVWLPPEAEATFKKGGYYVIEQARLQLHLIALNTNYYSEVNYATAENEEMDPGGQFAWFESILLKARRRRGTVYIFGHVPPGIYERHYSRQALHWFQDRFNRKYLSLVQSYSDVIAGQFFGHAHTDSFRVIYDDNGRPISWILLAPAVSPREPGLAEGTGPNNPAIRLVKFNTNNGQVLDYTQYYLNLTEANANGRAEWRRAYNFTQLYKMPDVNPIALHNVAAAMLTHPNVFQNYYTVNHMLRDGLPYCGSLCRQVHFCSATQIDYADYDDCIVTALMASSRSSGVSSRRKPVAATLGLILMTLLKSIFASVAER; the protein is encoded by the exons ATGGCTTTGTTCCGACTGAAGACCGCCTTATTCGGCTTGATCGTGATTATCGCCCATCTGATTCCAACCGCACGAGCTGGCATTG GGTATTTTTGGCACGTGACTGATTTTCACTACGATGCAAATATGACTGGAGCTGGAGATGGAA ATTGCTGGAGTggccaaatgaaaaagaatgggATTGGTGGAAGTAGCAGTCAGTTGCAGCAAAGCCAGCATGTCCATGTCGAAAGATTTGGCAGCTATCGGTGTGATTCGACGTGGCAGTTAGTGGTCAGTGCTGTTCAAGCAATGAAAGCCATCACAGGAGAAGATATTGAATTTCTTCTATGGACTGG TGATTCTGCTGCAAGATGGATGGCTTCTCCAGGCGACGATGGCAAAAGTCGAGTTCATGAGGCAGTTAGTGCCGTAAGTCTTCTAATACGGCGATACTTTCCCGGCACGGTCGTATATCCCATCG TGGGTGGAGCAGATGTGTGGCCAAGAGGCCAAACGTCTTTCAGCAACACAGCACAGCCATATCATGATTTAGCTAATTTATGGCGAGTGTGGCTTCCACCAGAGGCAGAAGCTACTTTTAAGAAAG GAGGCTACTATGTTATCGAACAGGCACGCCTGCAATTACACCTAATAGCGCTAAATACCAATTACTATTCTGAGGTTAATTATGCCACAGCCGAGAATGAAGAAATGGATCCTGGTGGACAATTTGCCTGGTTTGAGTCTATCCTCCTTAAAGCACGACGTCGTCGAGGAACC GTTTATATTTTTGGCCACGTCCCACCCGGAATTTACGAGCGCCACTACAGTCGACAGGCATTGCACTGGTTTCAAGACCGTTTTAATCGTAAATATCTGAGTTTAGTGCAGAGCTACTCAGATGTCATTGCCGGCCAGTTCTTCGGACACGCTCATACAGACAGCTTCCGTGTAATTTACGACGACAACG GTCGTCCCATATCGTGGATTCTCTTGGCACCAGCTGTTTCACCACGGGAACCTGGCTTGGCAGAAGGAACTGGTCCAAATAATCCAGCCATACGTCTTGTCAAGTTCAATACAAATAATGGCCAG GTTTTGGACTACACACAATACTACTTAAATCTTACCGAAGCAAACGCGAACGGAAGAGCTGAGTGGCGTCGGGCTTACAACTTCACACAGCTCTACAAAATGCCCGATGTAAATCCTATCGCGCTGCATAATGTTGCTGCCGCAATGTTAACACACCCAAATGTTTTCCAGAACTATTACACTGTTAATCACATGTTAAGAGATGGTCTTCCCTACTGTGGATCTCTCTGTAGGCAAGTTCACTTCTGCTCGGCAACACAGATCGATTATGCCGACTATGACGATTGCATTGTCACGGCCCtaatggccagcagcagaagTAGTGGTGTTAGTTCGAGAAGAAAACCAGTTGCGGCTACTTTAGGACTCATCTTAATGAcccttttaaaatcaattttcgcAAGTGTTGCAGAGAGATAA
- the LOC124341719 gene encoding compound eye opsin BCRH2-like has translation MANLTGDAVVAMAQKQAFDPWALPDTFTLYAYAPEDIRSFLHPHWHSYKALHPAWYYFLGLMYLIIGTCAVAGNAVVLKIFSRFPALRTPANLLVMNLAVSDFLLMLALFPECVYNFFLGGPWRFGEMGCQIHAFLGACFGYNQIFTLTMISYDRYNVIVKGFSGTPLTFNRAVSIITVSWIWALGWSICPLVGWGAYAMDGIMGTCSYDYVSQNLNNKSHILAATFANFILPIIVIAGCYYFIVHAVFKHEEELRAQAKKMNVASLRSNTDQQQVSAEIRIAKVSIMNVSMWLTAWTPFAVICIVGTWGDVSKITPLVSAIPVILAKTSCAYNPLIYAISHPKYRECLKQMFPWMCIVEEKKTVVDNQSIITEKTEMTETVKSESA, from the exons ATGGCAAACTTGACTGGTGATGCTGTTGTTGCGATGGCCCAGAAGCAGGCTTTTGATCCATGGGCTTTGCCCGATACCTTCACTCTTTATGCCTACGCCCCAGAGGACATTCGCAGCTTTCTTCATCCTCACTGGCACTCATACAAGGCTCTGCACCCGGCAtggtattattttttgggattgATGTACTTGATTATTGGCACTTGCGCTGTTGCGGGTAACGCCGTCGTCTTGAAGATCTTCAGCCGTTTCCCGGCTCTTCGAACTCCCGCCAACTTGTTGGTTATGAATTTGGCTGTGTCTGACTTCCTCCTAATGCTTGCACTTTTCCCCGAATGCGTTTACAACTTTTTCCTTGGTGGCCCATGGCGCTTTGGAGAAATGGGTTGCCAGATCCACGCTTTCTTGG GTGCTTGTTTCGGATACAACCAAATCTTCACTCTGACAATGATCTCATACGATCGCTACAATGTGATTGTAAAGGGATTCAGTGGAACTCCTCTTACTTTCA ACCGCGCTGTATCCATCATCACCGTTAGCTGGATCTGGGCTTTGGGCTGGTCTATCTGCCCATTGGTCGGCTGGGGTGCTTACGCCATGGATGGAATCATGGGAAC ATGTTCTTATGACTACGTCTCACAAAACCTGAACAACAAATCCCACATTTTGGCTGCCACTTTCGCAAACTTCATCCTGCCAATCATTGTTATTGCCGGTTGCTACTACTTCATCGTTCATGCCGTCTTCAAACACGAGGAAGAGCTCCGCGCTCAGGCTAAGAAGATGAATGTTGCTTCTCTCCGTAGCAATACCGACCAACAGCAAGTGTCCGCCGAGATCCGTATTGCCAAGGTCTCCATCATGAACGTCTCGATGTGGTTGACTGCTTGGACCCCATTCGCCGTTATTTGCATCGTTGGTACCTGGGGTGATGTTTCCAAGATTACTCCATTGGTTTCAGCCATTCCAGTCATTCTGGCCAAGACATCCTGTGCCTACAACCCACTCATCTATGCCATCTCCCATCCTAAATACCGAGAG TGCCTGAAGCAGATGTTCCCTTGGATGTGTATCGtcgaggagaaaaaaacagtGGTTGATAACCAATCAATCATCACTGAAAAGACGGAAATGACTGAAACTGTCAAGTCCGAATCTGCCTAA
- the LOC124344541 gene encoding NFX1-type zinc finger-containing protein 1-like gives MDLGKCPKKCFKDCNPCMERVTKMLPCTHEQMVLCHQDPANEFCQTPVWKILPDCRHGMDLLCGASVSDAVCPEMCGMTLDCGHICPLPCHKRSSHDTIQCQHSCQRLCSDQHGCEKKCFEECGNCLTKMTKLLPCGHEGEVECSQNLAEVNCAVKVTKFSQIVNIRLRLNAGNKRVATNVRSSAKSSCVPMATFEKILL, from the exons ATGGACTTGGGAAAATGTCCGAAGAAGTGCTTTAAAGATTGCAACCCTTGTATGGAACGAGTGACTAAGATGCTTCCTTGTACACACGAGCAAATGGTGCTGTGCCACCAAGATCCGGCCAATGAGTTTTGCCAGACACCGGTGTGGAAA aTTCTGCCTGATTGCAGACATGGCATGGATTTGTTATGTGGCGCATCAGTTTCTGACGCTGTGTGTCCTGAAATGTGTGGCATGACTCTTGATTGTGGCCACATTTGCCCACTTCCTTGTCATAAAAGAAGTTCACATGATACAATACAGTGCCAACATTCTTGCCAGCGTTTATGTTCAGATCAACATGGATGTGAAAAGAAATGCTTTGAAGAATGTGGTAATTGCCTTACAAAAATGACGAAACTTCTGCCGTGCGGCCATGAG GGAGAAGTGGAGTGTAGCCAGAACTTAGCCGAAGTCAATTGTGCCGTTAAAGTTACAAAATTCTCACAGATTGTGAACATTCGGTTGAGATTGAATGCGGGAAATAAACGGGTGGCTACAAATGTAAGGAGCAGTGCAAAAAGCTCTTGTGTGCCGATGGccacatttgaaaaaatcctGCTTTGA
- the LOC124343961 gene encoding compound eye opsin BCRH2-like, protein MANLTGDAVVAMAQKQAFDPWALPDTFTLYAYAPEDIRSFLHPHWHSYKALHPAWYYFLGLMYLIIGTCAVAGNAVVLKIFSRFPALRTPANLLVMNLAVSDFLLMLALFPECVYNFFLGGPWRFGEMGCQIHAFLGACFGYNQIFTLTMISYDRYNVIVKGFSGTPLTFNRAVSIITVSWIWALGWSICPLVGWGAYAMDGIMGTCSYDYVSQNMNNKSHILAATFANFILPIIVIAGCYYFIVHAVFKHEEELRAQAKKMNVASLRSNTDQQQVSAEIRIAKVSIMNVSMWLTAWTPFAVICIVGTWGDVSKITPLVSAIPVILAKTSCAYNPLIYAISHPKYRECLKQMFPWMCIVEEKKTVVDNQSVITEKTEMTETVKSESA, encoded by the exons ATGGCAAATTTGACTGGTGATGCTGTTGTTGCGATGGCCCAGAAGCAGGCTTTTGATCCATGGGCTTTGCCCGATACCTTCACTCTTTATGCCTACGCCCCAGAGGACATTCGCAGCTTTCTTCATCCTCACTGGCACTCATACAAGGCTCTGCACCCGGCAtggtattattttttgggattgATGTACTTGATTATTGGCACTTGCGCTGTTGCGGGTAACGCCGTCGTCTTGAAGATCTTCAGCCGTTTCCCGGCTCTTCGAACTCCCGCCAACTTGTTGGTTATGAATTTGGCTGTGTCTGACTTCCTCCTAATGCTTGCACTTTTCCCCGAATGCGTTTACAACTTTTTCCTTGGTGGCCCATGGCGCTTTGGAGAAATGGGTTGCCAAATCCACGCTTTCTTGG GTGCTTGTTTCGGATACAACCAAATCTTCACTCTGACAATGATCTCATACGATCGCTACAATGTGATTGTAAAGGGATTCAGTGGAACTCCTCTTACTTTCA ACCGCGCTGTATCCATCATCACCGTTAGCTGGATCTGGGCTTTGGGCTGGTCTATCTGCCCATTGGTCGGCTGGGGTGCTTACGCCATGGATGGAATCATGGGAAC ATGTTCTTATGACTACGTCTCACAAAACATGAACAACAAATCCCACATTTTGGCTGCCACTTTCGCAAACTTCATCCTGCCAATCATTGTTATTGCCGGTTGCTACTACTTCATCGTTCATGCCGTCTTCAAACACGAGGAAGAGCTCCGCGCTCAGGCTAAGAAGATGAATGTTGCTTCTCTCCGTAGCAATACCGACCAACAGCAAGTGTCCGCCGAGATCCGTATTGCCAAGGTCTCCATCATGAACGTCTCGATGTGGTTGACTGCTTGGACCCCATTCGCCGTTATTTGCATCGTTGGTACCTGGGGTGATGTTTCCAAGATTACTCCATTGGTTTCAGCCATTCCAGTCATTCTGGCCAAGACATCCTGTGCCTACAACCCACTCATCTATGCCATCTCCCATCCTAAATACCGAGAG TGCCTGAAGCAGATGTTCCCTTGGATGTGTATCgttgaggagaaaaaaacagtGGTTGATAACCAATCAGTCATCACTGAAAAGACGGAAATGACTGAAACTGTCAAGTCCGAATCTGCCTAA